The following nucleotide sequence is from Triticum dicoccoides isolate Atlit2015 ecotype Zavitan chromosome 7B, WEW_v2.0, whole genome shotgun sequence.
AATTTGCTGTGATGAAACGTGTCTGATGAAAATGCTTACGAAATATGTCGTCGGCGCGAAGGCCAGCCCGCCGAAGAACCCGATGAGGCCACCGAAGAACGGGAAGGTCATGCCGACGAACATCGTGAAGGCTGCACATGTCGGTGTTTTGGTTGGTTATTCAGTACAAGATGCCTCAAAACTTGAGATGAGATTAGTCAACGGCGCATTACCAACATAGATGGTCCGGGTGATCAGACGGAGCGTAATGCCTGGTGCGAACTCCAGCTTCCTCACCAGAAACGTCTCCATCATGTCAAACACTGGCATCGCGTAAATCTGCACAGGAACAATCAAATTTTGTTGTACCGTCAGATATATCGTCCTAGCGCTGGTACAATGTCTAAGTTTTAGGTATCCAAAGTAACTGAACGAAATGATTGTAAGGATCTACGTACCTGGTAGCTACCGATGAGGTGAACGACGACCATCATGTTGGCCATGGCGATGAGCCACTTGGGCTTGTTGAGGGTGATGAGGATGTTGTCGTCGACGCTGTTGCCGAAGGCCCAGTAGCCGATAAATGCCACCGGCATGTAGCAGGCGGCGATGATGATGTAGGCGACCACCACGCCCTTCCACATTGGCTTCTTGGACGGGTTGCCCGGCGTCGATGGGATGGTAGCCTGGATTTCTAGCACGACATTGTGGCCGGAGTAGGAGAAAGCCACGTCGCCGAGCCCACCCAAGAAACCGAACACCTGCCCTGCTGTCGTCGATGCCCGCAGGCTGTAGTCCACGTTCTCCGCCCTCCCCTTGTCCAACGAGGCGCCCCAAGCAATTGTTGAGTAGCTGCATCACGAGTTATTGTCAACGGCTGCAGAAACTTGTCGGATTTGCTACAGTGAGTACATGAAAGCTAGTGCTAGTGTAGACATTCGGAATTAACCTGAGTGACATGACGGCTGCGGCGAGGGAGATGCCCGAGATGGAGTTGAAGTTTGGCAGCTGGGAGAGGACGAAGTGGACAGAGGCGAAGATCAT
It contains:
- the LOC119338471 gene encoding lysine histidine transporter 1-like produces the protein MGTQASPDNYTPPKDERTAREKAIDDWLPITSSRKAKWWYSAFHNVTAMVGAGVLSLPYAMSELGWGPGIAVMTLSWIITVYTLWQMVEMHEIVPGKRFDRYHELGQHAFGDKLGLWIVVPQQLVVEVSLNIVYMVTGGNSLKKFHDVICDGKCKDIKLTYFIMIFASVHFVLSQLPNFNSISGISLAAAVMSLSYSTIAWGASLDKGRAENVDYSLRASTTAGQVFGFLGGLGDVAFSYSGHNVVLEIQATIPSTPGNPSKKPMWKGVVVAYIIIAACYMPVAFIGYWAFGNSVDDNILITLNKPKWLIAMANMMVVVHLIGSYQIYAMPVFDMMETFLVRKLEFAPGITLRLITRTIYVAFTMFVGMTFPFFGGLIGFFGGLAFAPTTYFLPCIMWLIICKPRRFSLSWFTNWICIVLGVILMIIAPIGGLRQIIISAKTYKFYS